AATGCAGCGCTTGGATGACAGGAATCTCTAATTCGCTGTAGTGTTTTTTAGAGGTGTGGCGATGATTTTGGTTAGGGTCAGTGCTGTGCGAATCGTAAATGCTGTAAATAATGCCCAAGTCTTGTTCGATTTCAACGTGACGGTAGGGGTGCAGGTGCCGGATCGCTTCGATGGTGGTGGTGTAGGGCAGTGGTCCGGTGGTTCTGACCACGCCCCAGAAGCCTACCCCAACGGTGGTCACGTCGTAGTGTAGGATGTTGTGAATCACTTGTTGGATGACCGCGAATAGAAAGGGATGACCGGCAGCCGCGATGACATGCCATTGTTGGAACTCGCCGCCTTCAATCGCTGCGAGTTCCGGGTGCAGCCCCCAAGCGTGGTATTTGTTTTGATCCCACTTGGAGAGGATATAACGGTCATCGGGTAATAGTACGTCATCCAGCGGGCGGGTCGTGGTGCTTTTCATATCAAGGTAGACGCCGCCTTGTGCATAAATGAGCAAATACCGAAAAAAATCAACCCGTGCTGCTCCGTATGCTGGGTCGATCAAACGGTAAATGTCTACTATTTCCTGCCCATAATGTTGCCGGATGATGGTCTCAATGTCAGCGTCATCATATAGCCGGTATTCCCAGTCAGGATTTAGCTGCATGATTCTAGTGATGTTGTCCTGTAGCGGCGTTGGCAAGCCGGTTTTGGAATAATAAGTTTGATGTATTACTTTAGCTATGTGTTTAGCTTGTGGGGTCGTGGCTATCATTGGCAGGTGTGACATGTTTCCCTCGTCTGTA
The window above is part of the Thiothrix winogradskyi genome. Proteins encoded here:
- a CDS encoding glycosyltransferase family 32 protein, which gives rise to MQLNPDWEYRLYDDADIETIIRQHYGQEIVDIYRLIDPAYGAARVDFFRYLLIYAQGGVYLDMKSTTTRPLDDVLLPDDRYILSKWDQNKYHAWGLHPELAAIEGGEFQQWHVIAAAGHPFLFAVIQQVIHNILHYDVTTVGVGFWGVVRTTGPLPYTTTIEAIRHLHPYRHVEIEQDLGIIYSIYDSHSTDPNQNHRHTSKKHYSELEIPVIQALH